One Phaseolus vulgaris cultivar G19833 chromosome 2, P. vulgaris v2.0, whole genome shotgun sequence DNA window includes the following coding sequences:
- the LOC137811579 gene encoding uncharacterized protein has translation MEMTMSATSCYSMIRFSGVLRTTSPYPKRKHANRVLRKFSICASPFTSILDPIIVQSSPFQVLASNLGTANVPQRSEEWFALRKDRLTTSTFSTALGFWKGSRRLELWQEKVFASEAQIMEVSRNSAMAWGTVNEAVAIEQYKKITGNEVGSMGFAVHSKQSYDWLGASPDGVLGCSPDGGLLEVKCPYNKGKPEAGLPWSTIPFYYMPQVQGQMEIMDCEWVDLYCWMPNGSTIFRVRREREYWNLIHEILREFWWENVIPAREVLLLGREEEVKSYKPASTHNKTGLAIAKSIKLASETKLLCREVAGHIEFFS, from the coding sequence ATGGAGATGACAATGTCAGCAACAAGTTGTTACAGTATGATTAGATTCAGTGGCGTTCTCCGGACAACATCACCATATCCCAAGAGAAAGCATGCAAACAGAGTCTTGAGAAAATTTTCCATATGTGCCTCACCATTTACTTCTATACTTGACCCTATCATTGTCCAATCCTCTCCATTTCAAGTGTTGGCTTCCAACCTTGGGACAGCCAATGTCCCCCAAAGGTCAGAGGAGTGGTTTGCCCTTCGCAAGGACAGGCTTACTACTAGCACATTCAGTACTGCGTTAGGCTTCTGGAAAGGGAGCCGTCGCCTTGAGTTGTGGCAGGAGAAAGTGTTTGCTTCAGAGGCACAAATCATGGAAGTTTCTAGGAATAGCGCCATGGCATGGGGAACAGTCAATGAAGCAGTAGCTATAGagcaatataaaaaaatcacaggTAATGAAGTGGGCTCAATGGGGTTTGCAGTTCATTCGAAGCAGTCTTATGATTGGCTTGGTGCCTCCCCTGATGGGGTTCTTGGGTGCTCTCCAGATGGTGGACTATTAGAAGTTAAGTGCCCTTATAACAAGGGCAAACCTGAGGCTGGCTTGCCTTGGTCAACCATTCCTTTTTACTACATGCCTCAAGTGCAAGGGCAGATGGAGATAATGGATTGTGAGTGGGTTGATTTGTATTGCTGGATGCCAAATGGAAGCACTATATTTCGCGTGCGGAGGGAGCGTGAGTATTGGAACTTGATACATGAGATTCTACGTGAGTTTTGGTGGGAAAATGTGATTCCAGCGAGGGAAGTTCTACTGTTGGGACGTGAAGAAGAGGTGAAATCATATAAGCCTGCATCTACACACAACAAGACAGGATTAGCAATTGCAAAAAGCATAAAGTTGGCTAGTGAAACAAAGCTCTTATGCAGAGAAGTTGCAGGCCATATTGAATTTTTTAGTTAA